The following are encoded in a window of Trichocoleus sp. genomic DNA:
- the rplM gene encoding 50S ribosomal protein L13, with protein sequence MTKTYLPPHGSIERNWYVVDAADQRLGRLATEIATVLRGKNKPIYTPHLDTGDFVVVINADKVDVTGKKRSQKLYRRHSGRPGGMKTETFTQLQARLPERIIEQAVKGMLPKNSLGRQLFTKLKVYAGSDHPHQAQKPQPLDIKTVPGED encoded by the coding sequence ATGACTAAAACTTACCTCCCTCCACATGGATCGATCGAGCGGAACTGGTATGTAGTTGATGCCGCAGACCAGCGCTTAGGTAGACTTGCTACTGAAATTGCAACGGTTCTGCGTGGTAAAAATAAACCGATTTATACGCCTCACCTTGATACAGGCGACTTTGTTGTTGTAATTAATGCAGACAAAGTTGATGTGACGGGCAAAAAACGGAGTCAGAAATTGTATCGTCGCCACTCAGGTCGTCCTGGTGGGATGAAGACTGAAACTTTTACTCAATTACAGGCGCGTTTACCTGAACGCATTATTGAGCAAGCAGTTAAAGGAATGCTGCCTAAAAATTCCCTGGGGCGGCAGCTATTCACAAAGCTTAAAGTGTATGCAGGATCTGACCATCCTCATCAAGCACAGAAGCCGCAACCCCTAGATATTAAGACTGTTCCTGGAGAAGAC